The following are encoded in a window of Amaranthus tricolor cultivar Red isolate AtriRed21 chromosome 2, ASM2621246v1, whole genome shotgun sequence genomic DNA:
- the LOC130806791 gene encoding probable ribosome biogenesis protein RLP24: protein MRIETCWFCSSKIYPGHGIQFVRNDAKIFRFCRSKCHKNFKMKRNPRKVKWTKAYRKLHGKDMTQDSTFEFERKRNRPERYDRSLAENTLKAIKTIDKVRHTRSMRHIEKRLKPNKRQENERARKELNMSIDLIKAPSVQKLEPSLTLPKIKVKTSEPQEDNRAMEE, encoded by the exons ATGAGAATAGAAACTTGCTGGTTTTGTTCTTCTAAGATATATCCTGGTCATGGAATTCAATTTGTACGCAATGATGCTAAG ATTTTTAGATTTTGCAGATCCAAATGTCACAAGAACTTCAAAATGAAGAGGAATCCTCGAAAGGTCAAATGGACCAAGGCCTATCGCAAATTGCATGGAAAGGATATGACGCAG GACTCTACCTTTGAGTTTGAGAGAAAGCGTAATAGGCCAGAGAGATATGACAGGAGTCTTGCCGAGAATACATTGAAGGCAATCAAGACAATTGACAAGGTCAGACATACCAGAAGCATGCGTCATATTGAGAAGAG GTTGAAGCCAAACAAACGCCAAGAGAACGAACGAGCACGAAAAGAGCTGAATATGAGCATCGACTTGATCAAGGCTCCCAGTGTCCAAAAACTAGAACCGTCTCTCACATTACCAAAGATCAAAGTCAAGACTTCAGAGCCACAGGAAGACAATCGCGCTATGGAAGAGTAA
- the LOC130805921 gene encoding uncharacterized protein LOC130805921, whose translation MAVAVAAGRSTFIRTLCKKPTSTPFSLRSLISPSCSSSTSSFFLRHNRLSPSSSFSGRLPRELYSLLPFHNAMASACLVSRLPDRPNTSAECRFANYVTPI comes from the exons ATGGCGGTCGCCGTTGCTGCTGGAAGATCAACATTTATTCGCACTTTGTGTAAAAAACCTACATCTACTCCCTTTTCTCTTCGATCCTTAATTTCaccttcttgttcttcttcgaCATCGTCTTTCTTCCTCCGCCATAATCGACTCTCTCCGTCCTCTTCATTCAG TGGAAGATTACCTCGAGAATTGTATTCTTTACTACCATTCCACAACGCTATGGCGTCTGCTTGCCTTGTTTCCAGGCTTCCTGATCGACCTAACACGTCTGCTGAAT GTAGATTTGCCAACTATGTCACTCCCATCTAG
- the LOC130806862 gene encoding uncharacterized protein LOC130806862 has protein sequence MRDMVTCFSEHAIRISETTCSSYINHDHHSNITPSIPNTLTYLYKTTLNSNPNTLLITITWSKNPLGHGDLTINFGENPSNSFKLNTFSRLFRKKKGQKLLDFDSSKINIYWDFSLANYNSGPEPVNGYYVLLVADPDIILLSLGDLAEEAVTKRLKNDYNQYKLLSKSVLISQREYYTGNNTLYSTKVQFCDSGISHEIVIRCSEDHDKIKQPVLYVSIDKRTVIKIRRLQWNFRGNQTVFVDGLLVDLMWDVHDWFYNPFSGSAVFLFKTRSGGESRLWLEDKFGQKDQEKVDFSLIIYASKNN, from the coding sequence ATGAGAGATATGGTCACATGTTTTAGTGAACATGCCATAAGAATTTCAGAAACTACATGTTCATCATACATAAATCATGATCATCATTCAAATATTACCCCATCAATCCCAAATACACTTACTTATCTTTACAAAACTACCCTTAATTCTAACCCAAATACCCTTTTAATCACCATTACATGGTCTAAAAACCCATTAGGTCATGGAGATCTTACCATTAATTTTGGGGAAAATCCATCAAATTCCTTTAAATTAAACACATTTTCTCGCCTTTTTCGTAAGAAAAAAGGGCAAAAATTACtcgattttgattcatcaaaaatcaacatttattGGGATTTTTCATTGGCTAATTACAATTCGGGTCCTGAACCTGTAAACGGGTATTATGTATTATTAGTGGCGGATCcagatattatattattatctcTTGGTGACTTGGCAGAAGAAGCCGTCACCAAGAGAttaaaaaatgattataatcagtataaattattgtctaAATCTGTATTGATTTCTCAAAGGGAGTATTATACAGGGAATAATACATTGTATTCTACTAAGGTACAGTTTTGTGATTCTGGTATAAGTCATGAGATTGTGATCAGGTGTAGTGAGGACCATGATAAGATCAAACAGCCTGTTTTGTATGTGAGTATAGATAAGAGAACTGTGATCAAAATCAGACGGTTACAATGGAATTTCAGAGGAAATCAGACGGTGTTCGTTGATGGGTTACTTGTTGATCTGATGTGGGATGTTCATGATTGGTTTTATAATCCATTTTCTGGTTCTGCTGTGTTTTTGTTTAAGACTAGAAGTGGGGGTGAAAGTAGGCTTTGGTTGGAAGATAAATTTGGACAAAAAGATCAAGAAAAAGttgatttttctttgattatATATGCTAGTAAGAATAattag